Proteins from a single region of Erythrobacter sp.:
- the dpdA gene encoding tRNA-guanine transglycosylase DpdA, whose amino-acid sequence MKFIFADSLDYVDPAFDFIADRSAAERQPYWDDAYPHEILGYAPYDGVLVSKGIVGDHRVKGKYTASQARRFELVGVRKFLRLDKPQFAHLDIFGDCGAFTYASEAKPPYSPAEIAEFYDECGFTHGCSVDHIIFDFNSSDAGMEGGSNDAKDRFEITLENADNFRREALSIGAAFTPMGVVQGWSPGSMAEAARRLVGMGYDYLALGGMVPLKSPEIKLCLAAIREVVPASTRLHILGFAKADDIDSFHSYDIASFDTTSPLIRAFKDAKQNYYLPGPDTRLRYFTSIRVPQAIENPRLQRSVKRGVLRAEDLIAMEGAALKALRAYDRGEADLEETLHNVMVYTAPLAEEKPYEDCHGSVGMTRLAERYRETLAAKPWKECSCSICEHASVDVIIFRGSNRNKRRGIHNLAVYKNHIERLDLKRAVI is encoded by the coding sequence GTGAAATTTATCTTTGCGGACAGTTTGGACTACGTTGACCCTGCCTTCGATTTTATCGCTGATCGCAGCGCGGCAGAGCGTCAGCCTTACTGGGATGACGCCTACCCTCATGAGATCCTGGGTTACGCTCCTTATGACGGCGTGCTGGTTTCTAAGGGCATCGTCGGCGACCATCGTGTGAAAGGCAAATACACTGCGAGCCAAGCGAGGCGCTTTGAACTGGTGGGGGTGCGCAAGTTTCTGCGTCTCGACAAGCCGCAGTTCGCTCACCTGGATATCTTCGGAGATTGCGGCGCTTTCACCTACGCCAGCGAAGCAAAGCCCCCTTACTCGCCTGCCGAAATCGCCGAGTTCTACGACGAATGTGGCTTCACACACGGTTGCTCAGTCGACCACATTATCTTCGATTTCAATTCCTCCGATGCCGGCATGGAAGGTGGGTCGAATGATGCGAAAGACCGCTTCGAGATTACCTTAGAAAATGCAGACAATTTTCGGCGCGAGGCTTTGTCTATCGGTGCGGCTTTTACCCCAATGGGGGTCGTGCAGGGGTGGTCGCCAGGGAGCATGGCGGAGGCGGCCAGGCGTCTCGTCGGGATGGGATACGATTACCTAGCTCTCGGGGGCATGGTTCCGCTAAAATCTCCTGAAATCAAGCTATGCCTCGCTGCCATCCGTGAGGTTGTGCCAGCGTCAACGCGTCTGCATATTTTAGGCTTTGCAAAGGCGGACGATATCGACAGCTTTCATAGCTACGATATCGCGAGTTTCGATACGACATCCCCCCTCATAAGGGCGTTCAAGGATGCCAAGCAGAACTACTATCTGCCGGGGCCGGACACCCGTTTGCGCTATTTTACATCCATCCGCGTTCCTCAAGCGATTGAAAATCCTAGGCTTCAGCGTTCGGTCAAGCGGGGGGTCCTTCGCGCCGAGGATCTAATCGCGATGGAAGGCGCCGCCTTAAAAGCATTGCGTGCATATGATCGTGGCGAAGCGGATCTTGAGGAAACCCTGCACAACGTGATGGTCTACACTGCGCCACTGGCGGAGGAGAAACCCTACGAGGATTGCCACGGATCGGTCGGGATGACCCGATTGGCTGAGCGCTATCGCGAGACCCTTGCTGCCAAGCCTTGGAAGGAATGCTCGTGTTCGATCTGTGAGCACGCATCTGTGGATGTGATCATTTTCCGAGGCAGCAATCGGAACAAGCGGCGAGGCATTCACAACCTCGCAGTCTATAAAAACCACATTGAACGATTGGATCTGAAGCGTGCCGTCATCTGA
- the dbpB gene encoding DGQHR domain-containing protein DpdB, producing MPSSETMQYLTVTAQQSSEHTVLVFAAKASDILRFATIDRIGRDAQGVLSGFQRPQVAAHIREIQDYLEKPNSVLPNPIVVAFTEKVGVKDLGNGSAQLTIDLSDGPPGLVVDGQQRLTALSAVERDFQVFVSVLICQDEAELRRQFVLINNTKPLPKSLIYELLPTVDDLPARLSRRSTAADLTARLNFENTALKGYIRQHTCPEGIIADTVMQKIIMESLANGVMRDLIRHAKGEDECLRLISNFFEAVKRVFPDAWYGHKPTTSRLVHGAGIQALGDVMEVLAARADARTVEEFVEGLACLRDKAAWTEGEWELGGEVRRWNSLQNVNRDVALLKHYLVGLIKADLRQKRQAAPAPLFETAEV from the coding sequence GTGCCGTCATCTGAAACCATGCAATACCTAACGGTCACCGCCCAGCAGAGCAGTGAGCATACGGTTCTAGTGTTCGCGGCAAAGGCATCGGACATTCTGCGCTTCGCCACCATCGATCGAATTGGGCGAGACGCCCAAGGGGTGCTCAGCGGGTTCCAGCGGCCGCAAGTGGCGGCGCATATCCGAGAAATTCAGGATTATCTCGAGAAGCCCAACTCGGTTTTGCCGAACCCCATTGTGGTTGCCTTCACCGAGAAGGTCGGTGTCAAAGATCTGGGTAATGGGTCCGCGCAGCTGACGATCGATTTGAGCGATGGCCCTCCTGGTTTGGTAGTGGATGGCCAGCAGCGTTTAACGGCACTCTCCGCGGTAGAGCGTGACTTCCAGGTGTTTGTGTCGGTTTTGATCTGCCAGGATGAGGCGGAGCTTCGGCGTCAATTCGTGCTGATAAACAACACCAAGCCGCTCCCTAAATCTCTGATTTATGAACTGTTGCCGACCGTTGATGATCTCCCTGCGCGGCTTAGCCGCCGATCCACTGCGGCTGATCTGACTGCTCGTCTGAACTTCGAGAACACTGCTCTGAAGGGTTACATTAGGCAGCACACCTGCCCCGAGGGGATCATCGCCGACACCGTGATGCAAAAGATCATCATGGAATCTCTGGCTAATGGGGTGATGCGCGATCTCATACGTCACGCAAAGGGCGAGGATGAGTGCCTTCGATTGATTTCCAATTTCTTCGAGGCTGTCAAACGCGTGTTTCCAGACGCTTGGTACGGGCACAAGCCTACCACTTCGCGCTTGGTTCACGGGGCCGGCATTCAAGCTTTGGGCGATGTGATGGAAGTGCTGGCGGCGAGGGCTGATGCCCGAACCGTTGAGGAATTCGTCGAGGGCCTGGCATGTTTGAGAGATAAGGCAGCTTGGACCGAGGGTGAGTGGGAGCTCGGAGGTGAGGTGCGTCGGTGGAATTCACTTCAGAATGTAAACCGCGACGTTGCTCTCCTGAAGCATTACCTTGTTGGCCTGATCAAGGCTGACCTGCGCCAAAAGCGCCAGGCTGCCCCAGCGCCACTTTTTGAAACGGCGGAAGTTTAG
- the queE gene encoding 7-carboxy-7-deazaguanine synthase, with protein sequence MSYAVKEIFKTLQGEGAHTGRAAVFCRFAGCNLWSGREQDRASAQCRFCDTDFVGVDGTGGGRFADPETLAKAIEAEWGGPGERRYVVLTGGEPLLQVDGPLVDALHALGFEIGVETNGTQPAPEGLDWICVSPKAGTDLVLTSGNELKLVYPQDNALPSQYENLAFDHFYLQPMDCDESAAHTEKAINYCMNNPRWRLSLQTHKTVGIR encoded by the coding sequence ATGAGCTACGCCGTTAAAGAGATCTTCAAGACCCTTCAAGGTGAGGGCGCCCACACTGGCCGGGCGGCGGTGTTCTGCCGCTTTGCCGGGTGCAATCTTTGGTCTGGTCGAGAGCAGGACCGCGCATCGGCGCAATGCCGGTTCTGCGACACGGATTTTGTGGGTGTGGATGGAACAGGAGGCGGCCGTTTCGCCGATCCAGAAACTTTGGCAAAGGCAATTGAGGCGGAATGGGGCGGCCCAGGAGAGCGACGGTATGTGGTGCTGACCGGCGGCGAACCTTTGCTTCAGGTCGATGGGCCATTGGTCGACGCGCTGCATGCTCTGGGCTTCGAGATCGGTGTTGAGACTAATGGCACCCAGCCTGCCCCAGAGGGGCTGGATTGGATATGCGTAAGCCCCAAGGCGGGGACGGATCTTGTCCTGACTTCGGGTAACGAACTCAAGCTGGTTTATCCCCAGGACAATGCACTGCCGAGCCAATATGAGAATTTAGCGTTTGATCATTTCTATCTGCAGCCGATGGATTGCGATGAATCAGCAGCCCATACTGAAAAGGCGATCAATTACTGCATGAATAATCCGCGTTGGAGGCTTTCGCTTCAAACGCATAAGACTGTCGGGATCCGGTGA
- a CDS encoding 6-carboxytetrahydropterin synthase, with amino-acid sequence MYELSKQFLFDAAHTLHRKIETESSLRIHGHSYRAEVTLRGHPDPATGMIMDVGNLERELEAVRDALDHRFLDEINDLGPATMENLCRWIWVKLEPGLPALWKVSVSRSSNGDACSYWGEGGQG; translated from the coding sequence ATGTACGAGCTCAGCAAACAATTCCTTTTTGATGCAGCCCACACTTTGCATCGCAAAATTGAGACCGAGTCGAGCCTGCGGATCCATGGCCATAGCTATCGTGCTGAGGTCACACTTCGCGGCCACCCAGACCCAGCAACGGGTATGATCATGGATGTTGGCAATCTTGAGCGAGAGCTTGAGGCCGTACGCGATGCACTGGATCATCGGTTTCTGGATGAAATTAATGACCTGGGTCCCGCGACTATGGAAAACCTCTGCCGTTGGATTTGGGTCAAGTTAGAGCCTGGGCTTCCAGCTTTGTGGAAGGTCAGCGTGTCTCGCTCCAGCAATGGCGATGCATGCAGCTATTGGGGTGAGGGTGGTCAGGGATGA
- the queC gene encoding 7-cyano-7-deazaguanine synthase QueC, whose protein sequence is MNSGEKALVLFSGGQDSATCLAWALERFSAVETVAFDYGQRHKVELECREEFLAKVVEIKPEWKARLGPDHKLDLSVLGKISETSLTQEAEIALREDGLPNTFVPGRNLLFFTLAAAVAYRRQLRHLVGGMCETDFSGYPDCRDDTLKSLQVTLNLGMGSNCVVDTPLMWIDKASTWQMAADLGGGQLVDLIRTSTHTCYLGVRDQEHDWGFGCGHCPACDLRLTGYRKFVAVSRT, encoded by the coding sequence ATGAACTCTGGCGAGAAGGCTCTGGTCCTGTTTTCGGGCGGACAAGATTCTGCGACGTGTCTCGCTTGGGCTCTTGAGCGCTTCAGTGCGGTAGAGACAGTGGCCTTCGACTACGGACAGCGGCACAAGGTCGAACTCGAATGCCGGGAAGAGTTCCTCGCAAAAGTCGTTGAGATCAAGCCAGAATGGAAGGCTCGCTTGGGCCCAGATCACAAGCTTGACCTATCCGTTTTGGGCAAAATCAGTGAGACCAGCCTGACACAGGAGGCCGAGATTGCCCTCCGAGAAGATGGTTTGCCCAACACGTTTGTACCCGGACGCAATCTCCTCTTTTTCACGCTTGCCGCCGCGGTCGCATACCGGCGTCAGTTACGTCACCTAGTGGGCGGGATGTGTGAAACGGATTTCTCTGGGTATCCTGATTGCCGGGATGACACCCTCAAGTCGCTTCAAGTGACCCTCAACCTTGGAATGGGGTCAAACTGCGTCGTCGATACCCCGTTGATGTGGATCGACAAGGCTAGCACTTGGCAAATGGCCGCTGATCTTGGCGGTGGGCAACTGGTTGATTTGATCAGGACATCGACCCACACCTGCTACTTGGGTGTGCGCGATCAAGAGCATGATTGGGGCTTTGGCTGCGGCCATTGTCCAGCATGTGACCTCCGGTTGACCGGCTATCGGAAGTTCGTGGCAGTTTCTCGAACTTGA
- the dpdE gene encoding protein DpdE: protein MALPEGRGVGKLEAVDGDVCDVSVFYSIVRTETVSHPIKSLSRAYLSPQTRVYVLDNGVHRVGRISDFLTGNDGLVTYEVRFPNGVVKDFNEANLFLRPWHAPDDPAEVLAAGGGESQFLHDARLPARKALIDLRSAAQGMTALVSAGIELVPHQVAAVRRVLSDPVQRYLLADEVGLGKTIEAGLVIRQRLIDDPDTEVLVSVPRHLVAQWQVELSGKLRLSQFDGRFEVCAHEDLTRVHRTPDLLVVDEVHHLVGGSRGELQGAEAHLIDLSKRVGSLLLLSATPALGDEVKFLALLNLLDPVAHPLNDIEGFRAKLEQRQDLGRLLLSLDPEGSGLVLRQRAAELISLFPDDAVVQGLAGKLIEASKAKMPETSRFATALRNHVADSYRIHQRLIRSRRADAAGWEFRPRGPSFEEGELPPMSHVREEIIDHPVMADLISGLEDWRSAALAAVGRGVIDEARISARYISLLEAAGVSCAQFNAVLKSEVEFPGEEEIRADLIRLTSNGGCDADSLDLIAQSIHRLNDNLARGSAAPKIVVFSSSSERASSLAALVPDAALLVAGGDQGHAEAVLGRFAAQGGASVLILDRAAEEGLNLSFADAIVHLDLPFSAARVEQRIGRLDRFGRTKDAIRHRVLLPSDEDASPWAAWQRLLAEGMMIYHGSISDVQFLLEEIETQIARAFLHEGAAAVEELIPEVFARITAERSAQHEQSALDRIALAEEPAELLIDAINDAEAEEEGIEAAVETWAVKTLLLRKRPCAEDVRDPFFWRTAQTTLIPKLPWRETFEFFEDEPLTWRRRIAMRQSNVALLRPGMPLVDVLERFTHWDDRGSAFATWRKHADWTGEAWMGFRVCLSVEPNVPEDNLLRPDPRKLAIARRAQHYLPPKYITLHIEASGEPVAQGPLNAILNLPYSNERAPGQRWLDVNLGSRPELFSSIIDPGQFSQICRSVREKALSAFCESDDFRDQTSQAETLARADLERRRARLERRAAAGETIDGEIAAAQAVLDAVSSPSVRLDAIGFFIVSGLKA from the coding sequence TTGGCACTGCCTGAAGGCAGAGGTGTCGGAAAGTTAGAGGCTGTCGATGGAGATGTATGTGACGTTTCCGTTTTTTACTCGATTGTTCGCACCGAGACTGTTTCTCACCCAATAAAATCACTTTCTAGAGCCTATCTTAGCCCGCAAACTCGTGTTTACGTGCTGGATAACGGCGTGCACCGGGTTGGACGTATTTCTGACTTTTTGACCGGAAACGATGGCCTTGTGACTTACGAGGTGCGCTTCCCAAACGGGGTGGTTAAAGACTTTAACGAAGCTAATTTGTTTCTAAGGCCTTGGCATGCGCCTGATGATCCGGCCGAAGTGCTAGCTGCCGGGGGAGGTGAAAGCCAGTTCCTCCATGACGCCAGATTGCCTGCGCGAAAAGCGCTAATCGATCTACGCAGTGCGGCGCAGGGAATGACAGCTTTGGTGTCGGCCGGCATCGAACTCGTGCCGCATCAAGTTGCCGCCGTGCGAAGAGTCTTGTCGGATCCGGTTCAGCGTTATCTGCTTGCGGATGAAGTGGGGTTAGGTAAGACTATAGAGGCAGGATTAGTCATCCGGCAGCGACTAATTGATGATCCGGACACCGAGGTTTTGGTGTCTGTTCCGCGTCATCTTGTTGCCCAGTGGCAGGTCGAACTCAGCGGCAAGTTGCGGCTTTCTCAATTTGATGGGCGCTTCGAAGTGTGCGCTCATGAAGACCTGACCCGTGTTCACCGAACACCAGATTTGCTTGTAGTAGACGAAGTACATCACCTGGTGGGAGGCAGTCGTGGAGAATTACAGGGCGCTGAAGCGCACCTTATCGATCTAAGCAAACGAGTGGGCTCGCTGCTCCTACTGTCAGCGACGCCCGCTCTTGGCGACGAAGTCAAGTTCCTAGCACTTCTGAACCTGCTAGATCCGGTCGCGCATCCACTGAATGACATCGAAGGATTCCGAGCGAAACTCGAACAGCGACAAGATCTTGGTCGGTTACTGCTTAGTCTGGATCCTGAGGGTTCAGGTCTAGTGCTACGCCAGCGTGCAGCGGAGCTGATAAGCCTGTTCCCGGATGATGCGGTCGTTCAGGGTCTTGCTGGGAAATTGATCGAGGCAAGCAAGGCCAAAATGCCTGAAACGTCGCGGTTCGCCACTGCGCTACGCAATCATGTTGCAGATAGCTATCGTATTCACCAGAGACTTATCCGTTCTCGTCGCGCCGACGCTGCAGGTTGGGAGTTCCGTCCCCGTGGCCCATCCTTCGAGGAAGGCGAGTTGCCGCCTATGTCTCATGTCCGCGAAGAGATCATTGATCACCCTGTGATGGCAGATCTTATCAGCGGGTTAGAAGATTGGCGCTCTGCTGCATTAGCGGCGGTCGGTCGAGGTGTAATAGACGAGGCAAGAATCTCTGCTCGTTACATCAGCTTGTTGGAAGCTGCCGGGGTCAGTTGTGCTCAATTTAACGCTGTGCTCAAATCTGAGGTAGAATTTCCGGGCGAGGAAGAAATTCGTGCAGACTTAATCCGGTTAACAAGCAACGGGGGGTGCGATGCTGATAGCCTGGACCTTATCGCACAGAGCATCCACCGCTTAAACGACAACCTAGCTCGCGGATCTGCAGCACCGAAGATCGTAGTTTTCTCCTCATCGTCCGAACGGGCAAGCAGTCTGGCCGCCCTTGTCCCGGATGCGGCACTGTTGGTAGCCGGTGGGGATCAAGGGCACGCCGAAGCCGTACTTGGGCGCTTTGCTGCACAGGGGGGGGCATCCGTTCTCATTCTTGATCGCGCTGCCGAGGAGGGACTGAACCTCAGCTTTGCTGACGCAATCGTGCATCTTGATCTTCCGTTTTCGGCGGCGCGTGTTGAGCAAAGGATTGGGCGTCTCGATCGGTTCGGCCGCACCAAGGACGCCATTAGACACCGCGTTCTGCTTCCTTCCGATGAAGACGCCAGTCCCTGGGCAGCGTGGCAGCGACTGTTGGCCGAAGGTATGATGATCTACCACGGCTCTATCAGTGATGTTCAGTTCCTTCTTGAGGAGATCGAAACTCAGATCGCTCGGGCATTTTTGCATGAAGGTGCTGCGGCCGTTGAAGAGCTGATCCCGGAGGTATTCGCCCGCATCACCGCTGAACGCAGTGCTCAACACGAGCAGTCGGCGCTGGATCGTATTGCTCTTGCTGAAGAACCGGCGGAATTACTAATTGATGCAATCAATGATGCCGAAGCCGAAGAAGAAGGGATCGAAGCTGCTGTTGAGACCTGGGCAGTCAAGACGCTACTTTTACGCAAACGACCATGCGCTGAAGACGTCCGAGATCCTTTTTTTTGGCGAACAGCGCAGACAACGCTGATCCCCAAACTGCCTTGGCGTGAAACATTTGAGTTCTTCGAAGATGAGCCGCTTACATGGCGTCGACGCATCGCGATGCGTCAGAGTAATGTAGCGTTGCTTCGGCCAGGCATGCCGCTAGTCGACGTTCTGGAACGTTTTACCCACTGGGACGATAGAGGCTCTGCCTTCGCGACTTGGCGTAAGCATGCTGATTGGACTGGTGAAGCTTGGATGGGTTTTCGGGTCTGCCTTAGCGTGGAGCCCAATGTTCCTGAGGATAATCTCCTGCGTCCTGATCCGCGGAAATTGGCAATTGCTAGGCGCGCACAGCACTATCTTCCCCCAAAATACATTACTCTACACATAGAGGCCTCCGGCGAACCGGTTGCCCAAGGGCCACTTAACGCCATTTTGAATTTGCCCTATTCTAATGAGCGTGCGCCGGGGCAACGGTGGTTAGATGTTAACCTCGGCAGTCGACCAGAACTCTTCTCGAGCATTATTGATCCGGGTCAGTTTTCGCAAATCTGCAGGTCAGTGCGAGAAAAGGCCCTTTCTGCCTTTTGTGAGAGTGACGATTTTAGGGATCAGACAAGCCAGGCAGAGACTCTTGCAAGAGCGGACCTTGAACGGCGGCGCGCGCGTCTAGAACGGCGTGCTGCTGCTGGCGAAACAATTGATGGTGAAATAGCGGCCGCACAAGCCGTTTTAGACGCTGTTTCCTCGCCTTCTGTGCGGCTTGACGCAATCGGGTTCTTTATCGTTTCGGGGCTCAAAGCATGA
- the dpdF gene encoding protein DpdF, with the protein MSQLEGASAYQALANMLSDAERDDNDWTAADPAFERLRKALIEPSLRASVKDLVVLLRQALWYEKFRRGDGGTGPEPIIRHPAFAGADWTASSLRSRPIQGGNRVSLETWSPPWLGKPDESVEARAASELPCRFGEGSGVTGDPFLSAVERPSYRSLGQRAAARAALSTPPGGTLAVALATGEGKSLLFQLVQAVGFAGDPARGGVPGTTLVIVPTVALALDHEASSIKIVGHRLPLAYRSGAESNVLLVDRIREGSQGLCFASPEAACGPLRSALIAAAEVGNLHALIVDEAHLVDQWGTGFRTEFQELSGLRRELLAAASANSRLRTLLLSATLTESSLGTLEALFGDGGPIRSLSAVNLRPEPDYWIAKPCAAAERENRVLEALAHVPRPAILYVTEVKHAEAWLRVVRQAGYLRVRMLHGSTSADAREEILKLWRDGALDLVIGTSAFGLGIDYQHARSILHACVPETLDRFYQEVGRAGRDGRASLSIAMPANDDFGPAQRLGEQKVISVDRGMVRWTAMFESAVTLGDGLIAVDVDARPSASEDDIDMSGDRNIDWNVRTLTLMARAGIIELVGRQARTAETGPARLTIRVLDDGHLRLACWSSRVTSVRDGIAAASQRNFGLMQRFLRSVECPARIFEALYGAEKIAPSCSRCSLCRAEPSRRGIQPTPREPFSPWPGQPLQPRLAALIGGGGRLLVSDDPELREGRWHRRFSDLLDALARQGMSKLALIGDTGIDESRAFAKIQRRAFFVGRSETLLATGLPPGPELVVIGRGVPLRKANFKHRAPGDERIFILPPGFVAPDKPDLALTEIFDGPQLSFTQLCGRLTA; encoded by the coding sequence ATGAGCCAACTCGAAGGGGCGTCTGCTTACCAGGCACTAGCAAATATGCTCAGTGATGCGGAACGAGACGATAATGATTGGACCGCGGCCGATCCAGCCTTTGAACGCCTTCGAAAGGCGCTGATTGAACCGTCGCTTCGAGCTTCTGTAAAAGATTTAGTGGTGCTTTTAAGGCAGGCTCTTTGGTACGAAAAGTTCCGTCGTGGCGATGGTGGAACTGGTCCGGAGCCAATAATCAGGCACCCGGCATTTGCAGGTGCAGATTGGACGGCGTCAAGTTTACGATCTCGGCCCATTCAGGGTGGAAACCGCGTTAGTCTTGAAACCTGGTCACCACCCTGGCTGGGGAAACCGGACGAGAGCGTGGAGGCGCGTGCTGCCTCAGAACTCCCCTGTCGCTTTGGTGAGGGAAGTGGCGTCACCGGTGACCCGTTTCTCTCCGCTGTTGAACGGCCGAGTTACCGGAGTCTCGGCCAAAGGGCTGCTGCCCGTGCAGCACTGAGCACTCCACCAGGGGGCACATTAGCTGTCGCGCTTGCGACAGGGGAAGGCAAGAGCTTATTATTTCAACTTGTTCAGGCTGTTGGCTTTGCTGGCGATCCAGCGCGCGGCGGCGTCCCCGGCACGACCTTGGTAATTGTTCCAACTGTTGCTCTGGCGCTCGATCACGAGGCTTCTTCAATAAAGATCGTCGGTCATCGTCTGCCGCTTGCCTATCGGAGTGGCGCAGAAAGCAATGTGTTGCTTGTCGATCGCATTCGCGAGGGTTCACAAGGCCTGTGCTTCGCTTCTCCTGAGGCAGCCTGTGGACCTCTCAGGTCAGCACTGATCGCCGCTGCAGAAGTCGGTAATTTGCACGCATTAATTGTCGATGAAGCTCATCTTGTTGACCAATGGGGGACGGGCTTCCGAACAGAATTTCAGGAATTAAGCGGATTGCGCCGTGAACTCCTAGCCGCTGCATCTGCGAATTCGCGCTTACGGACCCTGTTGCTGTCAGCAACGCTTACCGAGAGCTCGCTTGGAACGTTAGAAGCTCTGTTTGGGGATGGCGGTCCTATACGGTCGCTGTCCGCGGTCAATCTTCGTCCTGAACCGGATTACTGGATTGCAAAACCGTGTGCTGCAGCGGAGCGAGAAAATCGGGTCCTGGAGGCGCTCGCTCATGTTCCGCGACCGGCAATTCTCTATGTTACGGAGGTGAAGCATGCAGAGGCTTGGCTGCGTGTGGTCCGCCAGGCCGGTTATCTTCGCGTTCGCATGCTTCACGGAAGCACAAGCGCCGATGCGCGAGAAGAAATCTTAAAGCTCTGGCGTGATGGCGCACTAGATTTGGTTATCGGTACCTCTGCGTTTGGTCTTGGCATCGATTATCAGCACGCCCGTTCTATCCTGCATGCGTGTGTTCCAGAAACGCTTGACCGGTTTTATCAGGAGGTTGGTCGCGCTGGTCGCGACGGCCGCGCGTCACTTTCCATCGCGATGCCGGCAAATGATGATTTTGGTCCAGCACAGCGCCTAGGCGAACAAAAGGTTATCAGCGTTGATCGTGGAATGGTCCGCTGGACGGCCATGTTTGAAAGCGCTGTAACATTAGGGGACGGTTTGATCGCTGTAGATGTCGACGCGCGGCCGAGCGCTTCAGAAGACGACATTGACATGAGCGGTGATCGAAACATCGACTGGAATGTTCGAACGCTTACATTGATGGCGCGCGCGGGCATTATTGAGTTGGTCGGACGCCAGGCGCGCACTGCGGAGACCGGGCCAGCACGCCTTACGATCCGCGTCCTCGACGATGGTCACCTTCGTCTGGCCTGCTGGTCCAGCCGTGTAACATCGGTTCGTGACGGCATTGCTGCGGCGAGTCAGCGCAATTTTGGCCTTATGCAGCGGTTTCTTCGCTCGGTTGAATGTCCGGCTCGAATTTTTGAGGCACTTTATGGTGCTGAAAAGATCGCTCCGTCATGCAGTCGCTGCAGTTTGTGCCGTGCTGAACCCTCACGCAGGGGTATTCAACCAACTCCTCGAGAGCCCTTCTCACCTTGGCCTGGACAGCCACTGCAGCCAAGACTTGCTGCGCTCATTGGCGGTGGTGGACGTCTTCTAGTCAGCGATGACCCTGAACTCCGTGAAGGCCGTTGGCATCGTAGGTTCTCAGATCTGCTAGATGCGCTTGCTCGGCAGGGTATGAGCAAGTTAGCTTTGATTGGCGACACCGGGATTGATGAGTCTCGGGCCTTTGCGAAGATACAGCGTCGCGCATTCTTTGTTGGGCGTTCAGAGACACTACTGGCGACCGGCCTGCCACCAGGGCCCGAACTAGTTGTGATTGGCCGCGGCGTGCCGTTGAGGAAGGCGAATTTTAAACACCGTGCTCCGGGAGACGAGCGGATCTTCATTCTGCCGCCGGGTTTCGTTGCGCCTGATAAACCGGACCTGGCCTTAACAGAGATTTTCGACGGGCCCCAACTTAGTTTCACGCAACTTTGTGGGAGATTGACGGCATGA
- the dpdG gene encoding protein DpdG, with protein sequence MSIVSVAEAVPNRLLAIYGTLLGRNAGETRERLKSQMVPPSLRGGRDNQSTAVFDNSLREARAIGLVIEDGDNLVVPVTARPAPKQTEEDAFLAHVIRVLCDDVLADEANQAKVAPAIAWLLMQDPLRPIPWSENPLPTINRQLDGDENFDLGNASRLQTLAYWTRHLGFARMVGAGQVFIVPDPHDAIARLLPVVFGNATSLRANEFRKRLAELCPVLEDGTVRARVEQRAKGEIVRSNPQRLSRSTSLALLRLESCGRIELQQSSDAEVGILDLGTSDRRFSHVASKGL encoded by the coding sequence ATGAGCATTGTTAGCGTCGCTGAAGCGGTGCCCAACCGGTTACTGGCCATTTACGGTACTCTTCTCGGCCGCAACGCAGGTGAAACTCGCGAGCGACTGAAATCTCAGATGGTGCCCCCTAGTTTGCGGGGCGGGCGCGATAATCAGAGCACGGCAGTATTCGATAACAGTCTGCGTGAGGCTCGGGCTATTGGCCTGGTAATTGAGGATGGGGACAATCTCGTAGTGCCAGTGACGGCTCGACCTGCGCCCAAGCAAACCGAGGAAGATGCATTTCTGGCCCACGTTATTCGTGTTTTGTGTGACGATGTCCTTGCCGATGAAGCTAACCAGGCCAAAGTTGCCCCAGCGATTGCCTGGTTGCTGATGCAGGACCCGCTGAGGCCAATACCGTGGAGCGAAAATCCACTGCCAACCATTAATCGACAGTTGGATGGCGACGAGAATTTCGATCTTGGCAATGCGAGCAGGCTGCAGACGCTCGCCTATTGGACGCGACACCTTGGCTTCGCTCGAATGGTCGGAGCTGGGCAGGTTTTTATTGTACCTGATCCGCATGACGCCATCGCCCGCCTCCTACCTGTTGTTTTTGGTAATGCGACTTCTTTGCGGGCCAACGAATTCCGCAAGCGATTGGCTGAGCTATGTCCAGTTCTTGAGGACGGTACCGTCCGTGCCCGTGTCGAGCAGCGTGCAAAAGGTGAAATCGTTCGGTCCAATCCGCAACGTCTTTCTCGCTCGACGAGCCTCGCCCTGCTTAGGCTCGAATCATGCGGCCGCATCGAACTTCAACAAAGTTCCGATGCCGAGGTGGGAATACTCGATCTCGGCACGAGCGATCGCCGCTTCAGCCATGTTGCATCGAAGGGCCTATGA